The DNA sequence GTCGAGGTGGGTGGCCAGCGGCAGGGCGGCGGCGTCTGCCGAGAGCCGCTTGACCGAGGCGATCACGTTCGGTGCGAAATGCGCCAGGGATGCGGCCAGCGCCAGGGCTTCATCGAGTGCCTGTCCGGGGTCGGTCAGGCGATTGACCAGCCCCGCGCGGTGGAGGTCCGCCGCGCTGCGCACCTGCGCCAGCCACAGCCACTCCAGCGCCTGCTGGCGCGGCAACAACTGCATCAGCGCCTGCACCGCGCCGCCGTCCGGCGAGGCGCCGATGCGGCCGTAGGCCAGGCCGAAGCGGGCGGTGGTCGAGGCGACGAGCAGGTCACAGGCCAGCGCCAGCGAGCAGCCGGCCCCCGCTGCCGCACCCTCGACCGCGGCGATCACCGGCAGCGGATGCGCCCGCATCGCGGCGATCCAGCCGTGCAGTGCGTCCACGCGGGCCGCCTGCACTTCGGGCTGGCCACGCACGGCGGCGAGCTGGTTCAGGTTGCCGCCGCCGCTGAAGTGGCCGTCCGCGCCGGTCAGCACGATGGCGCGCAGCGTCGGGTCGCGGGCGGCGTCGTCCAGTGCCGCGATCGCGGCCGCGTAAATGGCCGGCGACAGGGCATTGCGGGACGCGGGGTCGCGCAGCGTCAGCACCAGGGTGCTGTCGTGGCGGGAGATTTGCAGTTCGGCGGGCAGGGTCGTGGACATCGCCGAAGATTCTGGCATGGAAAAAAGAACGATCGTTCGTTCTTTTCGTCGCAAACGGTTGCGCCGTGGTCGGTGTTTTCCCTCGGTTCAGCCGAGGCGTGCACGCAGCCGTTCCAGCGCCATCTGCAGCGTTTCATCCCGTTTGGCGAAGCACAGCCGGGCGATCTGCTGGTCGCGCCCGTCCGGGTAGAAGGCCGACAGCGGGATCGCCGCCACGCCCAC is a window from the Sphaerotilus montanus genome containing:
- a CDS encoding oxepin-CoA hydrolase, alternative type — translated: MSTTLPAELQISRHDSTLVLTLRDPASRNALSPAIYAAAIAALDDAARDPTLRAIVLTGADGHFSGGGNLNQLAAVRGQPEVQAARVDALHGWIAAMRAHPLPVIAAVEGAAAGAGCSLALACDLLVASTTARFGLAYGRIGASPDGGAVQALMQLLPRQQALEWLWLAQVRSAADLHRAGLVNRLTDPGQALDEALALAASLAHFAPNVIASVKRLSADAAALPLATHLDRERDAFIANINHDNGGEGLAAWREKRAPQFR